One region of Thermovirga sp. genomic DNA includes:
- a CDS encoding hydrogenase encodes MWEKVYSGFGYWDVYIWLFFFVICAVIILLIRSLGRSDYKEGTEQDEIFYGSNIVPEDGADMGVPAASAYWGFVEALKPYYEWLIELHTGIASEYVGYFMLTMAVVAVLVLL; translated from the coding sequence ATGTGGGAAAAGGTCTATTCGGGTTTTGGCTACTGGGACGTATACATCTGGCTCTTCTTCTTCGTGATCTGCGCGGTCATCATCCTCTTGATCAGGTCCTTGGGCCGCAGCGATTACAAGGAAGGTACCGAGCAGGATGAAATATTCTACGGAAGCAACATTGTGCCCGAGGACGGTGCCGATATGGGGGTTCCCGCCGCCTCGGCCTACTGGGGATTCGTGGAGGCCCTCAAACCCTACTACGAATGGCTTATCGAACTTCACACCGGTATCGCGAGCGAATACGTCGGCTACTTCATGCTTACCATGGCCGTCGTAGCGGTGCTGGTCCTTCTTTAA